The Pyrenophora tritici-repentis strain M4 chromosome 8, whole genome shotgun sequence genome contains a region encoding:
- a CDS encoding RCL1, RNA 3'-terminal phosphate cyclase: MALDEALQAPLSFTGHRHLISRLILATLTGRPVRISQIRSSSTNPGLNRHETNFIRLLDAVTNGSQIQFSMTGTTLVYRPGLITGSAEGLGASGGVIRHEIPLECRKKGVSWWLIPLCILAPFSKGNMNVIFQGEGCVTSSTITGDVSADTVRTAILPLYKNFAIERNIELRILKRSAAPSGAKAAGGEVQLVFNHQVRLPKTLHLLNPGRVKKIRGVAYCVEVPKTNNERMTFTARGILNKFVPDTYIFSDASAAPWIPNTAPGQKGSKTKGAVGFGISLVAESSTGCIYSADVCSPPDGGVPADEIGKQCAYQLLEKIAQGGCVENVAAPTVLMLMAMGSEDVGRVALGKDVLGSEEIIQLARDAKVFGGSGWGFREAGGEKEEIVVSVVGRGVGNVGRKVA, translated from the coding sequence ATGGCCCTAGATGAAGCCCTTCAGGCGCCTCTCAGCTTTACAGGCCACCGACACCTCATCTCACGCCTCATCCTCGCAACTCTCACCGGTCGACCCGTGCGCATATCTCAAATCCGCTCTTCGTCTACCAACCCTGGTCTAAACCGCCATGAGACAAACTTCATTCGGCTGCTGGACGCTGTAACAAATGGCTCGCAGATCCAATTCAGCATGACAGGTACCACACTGGTGTACCGTCCCGGCCTCATCACAGGCAGCGCCGAGGGACTAGGAGCAAGCGGCGGCGTCATCAGACACGAGATACCACTCGAGTGCAGAAAAAAGGGCGTAAGCTGGTGGCTAATCCCGCTCTGCATCCTCGCCCCCTTCAGCAAAGGAAACATGAACGTAATCTTCCAGGGCGAAGGCTGCGTCACCTCGTCGACCATCACAGGCGACGTCTCCGCCGACACCGTCCGCACCGCCATACTCCCCTTGTACAAAAACTTCGCCATAGAACGCAACATTGAGCTGCGCATCCTCAAGCGCTCTGCCGCGCCCTCGGGTGCAAAAGCCGCAGGCGGCGAAGTCCAACTCGTCTTCAACCACCAAGTCCGACTCCCCAAAACTCTGCACTTGCTCAACCCAGGTCGCGTCAAGAAGATAAGAGGTGTTGCGTATTGTGTCGAGGTCCCCAAGACAAACAACGAACGTATGACCTTCACCGCAAGAGGTATTCTAAATAAGTTCGTGCCGGACACTTATATCTTCTCCGACGCTAGCGCCGCGCCTTGGATACCGAACACGGCGCCCGGCCAGAAAGGCAGCAAGACAAAAGGCGCAGTGGGTTTCGGTATTAGTCTCGTTGCGGAGAGTAGCACGGGTTGCATATACTCTGCAGACGTGTGCTCACCCCCCGACGGCGGCGTCCCTGCAGACGAAATCGGTAAACAATGCGCGTACCAGCTTCTAGAGAAGATTGCGCAGGGAGGTTGTGTGGAGAATGTGGCGGCGCCTACGGTGCTTATGCTTATGGCTATGGGCAGTGAAGATGTGGGTAGAGTGGCGTTGGGGAAGGATGTCTTAGGTAGCGAGGAGATTATACAATTGGCAAGGGATGCAAAGGTTTTCGGGGGGAGTGGGTGGGGGTTCCGCGAGGCGGGGGGCGAGAAGGAGGAGATTGTTGTTAGTGTTGTAGGTAGAGGGGTTGGTAACGTGGGAAGGAAGGTGGCGTAG
- a CDS encoding KEX1 protease precursor: protein MRIHLWALLSAASLATAGSSLPPRNYSSHDYYAIHISPSTSPAELAAHLGLTYEGPFGSLEDHHVFKAPKHDNDIVDDARQELKRRRRKREVGSEYHPLDSVRFTQKQKLKPRHWKRSVIPPRAAPSINDAIRAQREFANLLQIKDPIFEEQWHLFNVKTPGNDINVTGVWTQGITGKNVTACVVDDGLDYTSNDLKDNFFAQGSHDYNDHEDLPTPKLSDDRHGTRCAGEIAAGRNDACGVGLAYDAKISGVRILSGDITDLDEALAINHEMQANDIYSCSWGPPDDGKTMQAPGILIEKAMVTAVQQGRGGKGSIYVFAAGNGAASDDNCNFDGYTNSIYSITVGAIDMNNAHPYYSEACSAQLVVTYSSGGGDSIHTTDVGTNKCTAQHGGTSAAGPIGVGVFALALSARPELTWRDVQWITVMTAIPFDTPSDWTKTSLGRMFSHQFGYGKLDAWAVVEKAKEWKLVKPQAWFYSPWMHVKQKIPEGDQGLASSFEVTEEMLKKVNFERVEHITLTMNIEHERRGDLSVELRSPSGMVSHLSTPRRSDEAPYGYVDWTFMSVAHWGENAVGNWTVIVKDIMPNNQKTGTFTDWKLPQTTSVALPSSTAPTMTSLPSDHPDRPINQKPTQTNSVVLSTTTASATSSPTASGTPPENFLPNPFPSFGVSKRTQIWIYGALALILAFIAGLAAYFFIARRKRMKDSRDAYEFEVLDGDEDRDDAGLLSGAAAGGRKKRAKRGGV, encoded by the exons ATGCGCATCCATCTCTGGGCTCTGCTGTCGGCCGCGAGCCTTGCCACGGCAGGGAGCTCCCTCCCGCCTCGCAACTACTCCAGCCACGATTATTACGCCATTCACATATCTCCTTCGACCTCCCCTGCAGAACTTGCAGCGCATCTTGGCCTGACATACGAGGGCCCGTTCGGCTCACTCGAAGATCATCATGTCTTCAAAGCCCCGAAACACGACAACGACATCGTAGACGACGCACGGCAGGAACTAAAGAGACGGCGGCGGAAACGAGAGGTTGGGTCGGAATACCATCCTTTGGACAGCGTCCGCTTCACTCAGAAGCAAAAGCTTAAGCCGCGGCACTGGAAGCGCAGTGTCATACCTCCTCGAGCAGCGCCCTCGATCAACGATGCCATCAGGGCGCAGCGGGAATTCGCAAACCTCCTGCAAATCAAGGATCCCATCTTCGAGGAGCAATGGCATCTCTTCAACGTAAAAACCCCTGGAAACGACATCAACGTCACGGGCGTGTGGACGCAGGGCATCACGGGCAAGAATGTGACCGCTTGCGTAGTTGACGATGGCTTGGATTATACTAGCAACGACTTGAAGGACAACTTCTTCGCCCAAGGTTCTCACGACTATAACGACCACGAAGACCTACCGACCCCGAAACTCTCTGACGATCGACACGGAACACGATGCGCCGGCGAAATCGCTGCAGGGAGGAACGATGCCTGTGGCGTAGGGCTCGCCTACGACGCAAAGATCTCTGGTGTTCGCATTCTCTCGGGTGATATTACCGATCTCGATGAGGCACTCGCGATAAACCACGAGATGCAAGCGAATGACATTTACTCTTGCTCCTGGGGCCCTCCTGACGACGGAAAAACGATGCAGGCACCCGGTATTCTTATTGAGAAGGCCATGGTTACCGCTGTGCAGCAAGGCCGTGGTGGAAAGGGTTCCATCTACGTTTTCGCGGCGGGCAACGGCGCTGCCAGCGACGACAACTGCAATTTTGATGGCTACACCAACAGTATCTACAGTATTACCGTCGGAGCGATCGATATGAACAATGCACATCCATACTACTCCGAGGCCTGTTCCGCGCAGCTGGTCGTTACCTACAGTAGCGGTGGCGGCGACTCTATCCACACAACAGACGTCGGCACGAACAAGTGCACTGCCCAGCATGGCGGTACATCTGCTGCTGGACCAATTGGTGTAGGAGTCTTTGCTCTAGCACTGTCGGCCCGTCCCGAGCTGACCTGGCGCGATGTGCAATGGATTACCGTCATGACAGCTATTCCTTTCGATACACCCAGCGACTGGACCAAGACATCGCTCGGCCGCATGTTCAGCCACCAGTTTGGTTATGGAAAGCTCGATGCATGGGCGGTTGTGGAAAAGGCCAAGGAATGGAAACTCGTCAAGCCTCAGGCCTGGTTCTACTCACCCTGGATGCACGTCAAACAGAAAATTCCCGAAGGCGACCAGGGTCTGGCCAGTTCCTTCGAGGTGACGGAAGAGATGCTCAAGAAAGTCAACTTTGAACGTGTCGAGCATATTACGCTTACCATGAACATAGAGCATGAGCGTCGCGGAGATCTTAGTGTCGAACTTCGGTCACCGAGCGGCATGGTTTCTCATCTCTCAACCCCACGTCGCTCTGACGAGGCTCCGTATGGCTACGTCGATTGGACCTTCATGTCAGTCGCCCACTGGGGTGAAAACGCTGTGGGCAACTGGACCGTCATCGTCAAAGACATAATGCCAAACAATCAAAAGACGGGCACTTTCACCGACTGGAAACTCC CCCAGACAACGAGTGTGGCTCTTCCAAGCAGCACTGCACCTACTATGACCTCTCTTCCCTCCGACCACCCTGACCGTCCAATTAACCAGAAACCCACTCAGACTAACAGTGTTGTGCTTAGTACCACCACAGCATCTGCTACATCAAGTCCAACAGCATCTGGCACTCCACCGGAGAACTTCCTTCCCAACCCCTTCCCGTCCTTTGGTGTTTCCAAGCGCACTCAGATCTGGATCTACGGGGCCCTCGCTCTCATCCTCGCCTTTATTGCTGGTCTGGCAGCCTACTTCTTCATCGCCAGACGTAAGCGTATGAAGGATTCGCGAGACGCATATGAGTTCGAGGTCCTGGATGGCGACGAGGACCGCGACGACGCGGGTCTGCTTAGTGGCGCGGCCGCTGGTGGAAGGAAGAAGCGCGCCAAGAGGGGTG GAGTGTAA
- a CDS encoding DUF1777 multi-domain protein translates to MDNRRNSGSFAARAVNPALPQPPPDNHAQKRASYRRPVEAQPTVISSGSPISPPEPTMSNAIPSNTARPVASGSSNRQRRRHSQHIPPPTTGAMSESVPAAPEVPRAPPSSYRDPYAKGVRVPARTASGRSRDPAIQLNPSRQQATIQTAADRLYELRSPPYAPVEPLAGTVERRGSSRKPSMSELESDDGYVYDLNEPWDPNGARAVAVQPIQAGTVHKRPPVPSGYDAFPHNNAASPRSTSTKGKEPVGVARGSGSYSDRSAMANIHRKPVPAAAGLGLVGVDDTSAGAEVAGSDSKQDHGRRDSRGIMAAQMEMQQHSIDHKGTPRSIENRQLKPLKPLMPPVPQTNRKSVVFSESESELEAHDPEKTRKRDSRHSRHSSHHSDPERTYTPGPMLDEWRNAPIGTLGADDLDLNTPVTANSGNKAWWEESKAARRRRSSSHASPTYDGYADTPTPTAFNPPLYLKCGPLLRYTGLRKDRSRPGPGNEREIWRGSVMIVTVDASSSYVKPPTLRLFKQPMDILPPPPEEVDQDQLDPSYIDPVEGQIKVSRTGKTLYVKPIDEIPEDEDLSRIEDDTGLFSQTRSTTNGSAAKSTRIHKRDGEKLGKVRDFPGIRLYAERGVTFWRFNIEVELGTSQTRIAYRINQGPAIGFWVPAKGESMNIMFHSCNGFSMSVESKQFCGPDPMWRDVLNTHQTRPFHVMIGGGDQIYNDAAMRQTTLFRSWTESRNPLHKHHQPFSEEMQNELEQFYLDRYSMWFSQGMFGMANSQIPMVNMWDDHDIIDGYGSYPHHFMQTPVFTGVGAVAFKYYMLFQHQSVAAETEKTEPSWLLGKNPGPYIKERSRSVFMQLGRQVAFLGLDCRTERRRDEILTEDSYDIIFDRLEDEIIKGETKHLIVLLGVPIAYPRLNFLEILLTSRIMDPIKALGRTGLLGNFVNKFDGGVEILDDLDDHWTAKHHKEERNWFIRELQHIASTKSVRVTILGGDVHLAAVGQFYTNKKLNVPKDRDHRYMPNVVSSAIVNTPPPDIMADIINKRNKVHHLDHYTDEDMIPLFSHGVDGKKRNNNHLLPHRNWCSIREYKPGSTPPDTPSPPSTPTDGPRLGRTMSDFTPGQLVRRLSGQQTRPSARGRGPPVSYRNNPAYAAADNEQVGHHHQPQSSFSPDRSDSEKLTRSRRNSLSSLFRRRTSVDGGRPGTSGSMSSPRSRPSMSQDRPSGFHRRPSVISKKGASKHDELINLEGGLDICLNVEVSQHDPAGITMPYRLLVPALHYVESEDGVVEKEPRKPKGFFAAFGGKHKSTIGDDGNSISGSESGSELGEVSSEDEEKRARQRYTVGPRILIPAAGPQTRRDSASAPAPRDNHLTSGFHANSAAKSGSTPTVGAPQNLAPEIHGRRSLDVGAGTSSRASAWENAAAKRHVSALQHPPITQLAVPTTAVPSRSNSARRQPSYNSSHKSQLPSPEVDIQVNKKSKRQSYPPHPAIVGAGPGSPYAKYGQGLQPRQDITGGDYFSSGGRDGQPHPAAVHPATAAAVHPAAVHPATAPRQAVDPEYNEKPVQRADYAQPQRSGYDRTAAAYPAYPQRNGSVGAGARYLGTGRYQGGEDSSDSLGDEDDDEDGRSYSGKEEQNSQDSFVVPKQKKKWQIWK, encoded by the exons ATGGACAACCGTAGGAACAGCGGCTCTTTCGCCGCGCGAGCAGTCAATCCTGCTCTCCCTCAACCACCACCAGATAATCATGCGCAAAAACGAGCCAGCTATCGCCGTCCGGTCGAGGCGCAGCCCACTGTCATATCTTCAGGATCCCCGATATCTCCGCCCGAGCCCACCATGTCCAATGCGATACCCAGCAACACTGCACGCCCTGTCGCCTCTGGATCCTCGAACCGCCAGAGGCGGCGACATAGCCAACACATACCACCGCCTACTACAGGCGCAATGAGCGAAAGTGTGCCCGCTGCCCCAGAGGTACCGCGTGCGCCACCCTCGTCTTACAGAGACCCATATGCCAAAGGTGTCAGAGTACCTGCGCGCACGGCTTCTGGTCGGTCCCGCGATCCAGCCATCCAATTGAACCCGAGCAGACAGCAAGCGACCATACAAACAGCCGCCGATAGACTATACGAACTACGCTCACCACCATACGCACCAGTCGAGCCATTGGCAGGTACTGTCGAGCGCCGCGGCTCCAGTCGCAAACCCTCT ATGAGTGAACTCGAATCCGACGACGGCTATGTCTATGACCTCAACGAACCCTGGGATCCTAACGGGGCACGGGCTGTAGCAGTCCAACCCATCCAGGCTGGGACGGTCCACAAGCGCCCACCTGTACCTTCAGGATACGACGCCTTTCCGCACAACAACGCCGCTAGTCCGCGAAGCACCAGCACGAAGGGGAAAGAGCCAGTTGGAGTTGCACGAGGCAGTGGCAGCTACAGCGATCGAAGTGCCATGGCAAACATACACAGGAAGCCAGTCCCTGCTGCTGCGGGGCTTGGCTTAGTAGGTGTAGACGATACCTCGGCGGGTGCTGAAGTTGCTGGCTCGGACAGCAAGCAAGACCATGGCCGAAGAGACAGTCGGGGCATCATGGCGGCGCAGATGGAAATGCAACAACACTCTATTGATCACAAGGGAACACCCCGGAGTATTGAGAACCGACAACTAAAACCTCTAAAGCCTCTCATGCCTCCTGTGCCCCAAACCAACCGCAAGAGCGTCGTTTTTTCAGAGTCCGAATCGGAGTTGGAGGCACACGATCCAGAGAAGACTCGTAAACGCGACTCCCGCCATTCCCGCCACTCGAGCCATCACAGCGACCCAGAACGGACATATACCCCTGGCCCGATGCTTGACGAGTGGAGGAATGCGCCTATTGGCACCCTGGGCGCAGATGATCTTGATCTGAACACCCCAGTCACAGCCAACAGCGGCAACAAAGCGTGGTGGGAAGAGAGCAAGGCCGCGCGGCGAAGACGTTCCAGCAGTCACGCATCTCCAACATACGATGGCTATGCTGACACTCCTACCCCGACTGCTTTCAACCCACCATTGTACCTCAAGTGTGGACCCCTTTTGCGCTACACGGGCCTTCGCAAAGACCGTAGCAGGCCAGGGCCAGGGAATGAGCGCGAGATATGGCGAGGCAGCGTCATGATTGTGACTGTTGAcgcctcttcttcttatgTCAAGCCGCCGACATTACGTCTGTTCAAGCAGCCAATGGACATATTGCCCCCACCGCCAGAAGAGGTCGATCAAGATCAACTAGACCCGTCCTACATCGATCCTGTTGAAGGCCAAATCAAAGTCTCGCGCACAGGCAAGACATTGTATGTCAAACCGATCGATGAAATACCAGAAGACGAGGATCTATCTCGTATCGAAGATGACACCGGCCTTTTCTCCCAGACCCGAAGTACTACCAATGGCTCGGCTGCTAAGTCCACCCGCATTCATAAGAGAGACGGCGAAAAGCTCGGTAAAGTGCGTGACTTCCCCGGTATACGTCTATACGCTGAAAGAGGAGTCACCTTCTGGCGCTTCAACATTGAAGTCGAGCTCGGAACCAGTCAGACACGGATTGCCTACAGGATCAATCAGGGTCCTGCAATTGGATTCTGGGTTCCTGCAAAGGGAGAATCTATGAACATCATGTTCCACAGCTGCAATGGATTTTCCATGAGCGTGGAGTCCAAGCAGTTCTGTGGACCTGATCCCATGTGGCGCGATGTGCTGAACACGCATCAGACCCGCCCTTTTCATGTGATGATTGGCGGAGGTGACCAAATCTACAACGATGCGGCAATGAGACAGACTACCTTGTTTCGATCATGGACCGAGAGCAGGAACCCCTTGCACAAACACCATCAGCCATTCTCTGAGGAGATGCAGAATGAGCTGGAGCAGTTCTACCTTGATCGGTACTCGATGTGGTTCTCGCAGGGAATGTTTGGCATGGCCAACTCGCAAATTCCGATGGTCAACATGTGGGATGATCACGACATCATCGAC GGCTATGGTTCTTACCCTCACCACTTCATGCAAACGCCTGTCTTCACGGGCGTTGGCGCAGTCGCCTTCAAGTACTATATGCTCTTCCAACACCAGTCGGTGGCCGCTGAAACCGAGAAGACCGAGCCGTCATGGCTGCTTGGAAAAAATCCAGGACCTTACATCAAAGAGCGCTCCAGAAGCGTCTTCATGCAGCTTGGTCGACAGGTGGCCTTCCTTGGCCTTGATTGTCGCACGGAGCGACGGCGGGACGAGATACTCACTGAGGACTCTTACGACATCATATTCGATCGCCTAGAAGACGAGATCATCAAGGGCGAGACTAAGCACCTGATAGTACTACTTGGGGTACCCATCGCTTACCCTCGTTTGAACTTCCTTGAGATACTATTGACAAGTAGGATCATGGACCCTATCAAGGCCCTCGGTCGCACTGGTCTGCTAGGCAACTTTGTCAACAAGTTCGACGGAGGCGTGGAGATCTTGGATGATCTTGATGATCATTGGACAGCCAAGCACCACAAGGAAGAGCGCAACTGGTTCATTCGTGAGCTGCAACACATTGCTTCCACAAAGTCTGTTCGTGTTACTATTCTTGGTGGCGACGTACATCTTGCAGCTGTCGGTCAGTTCTATACCAACAAGAAACTCAACGTGCCCAAGGACAGGGATCACAGGTATATGCCAAACGTGGTTTCTTCCGCTATAGTCAACACGCCGCCTCCTGACATCATGGCGGACATTATCAACAAGCGGAACAAGGTCCATCATCTCGATCATTACACGGACGAAGACATGATACCTCTCTTCAGTCATGGCGTGGACGGAAAGAAGAGAAATAACAACCATCTACTGCCACATCGAAACTGGTGCAGCATTCGCGAGTACAAGCCGGGCTCTACACCTCCAGACACTCCCTCACCACCCTCGACACCGACAGATGGCCCTCGCTTGGGCAGAACCATGTCTGACTTCACGCCTGGTCAGCTGGTAAGGCGGTTAAGTGGTCAGCAGACGAGACCCTCTGCACGAGGTCGTGGTCCCCCTGTGTCATATCGCAACAATCCCGCATATGCTGCGGCCGATAATGAGCAGGTGGGCCACCACCATCAGCCGCAGTCTTCGTTCTCCCCGGATCGCTCTGATTCAGAGAAACTCACTCGTTCGCGTCGCAATTCTTTGTCTTCTCTCTTCCGTCGTCGTACCTCGGTCGACGGTGGCCGTCCAGGCACATCAGGGAGCATGTCCTCTCCTCGAAGCCGTCCCAGCATGTCACAAGATAGACCGTCGGGCTTCCACCGCCGTCCTAGTGTGATAAGCAAGAAGGGTGCATCAAAGCACGATGAACTCATCAACCTCGAAGGCGGTCTCGACATCTGTCTCAATGTCGAAGTATCGCAACACGACCCGGCAGGTATCACCATGCCATATAGGCTTCTTGTGCCAGCTCTTCATTATGTCGAATCAGAGGATGGTGTCGTGGAAAAGGAACCTCGCAAGCCCAAGGGGTTCTTCGCTGCATTTGGTGGCAAGCATAAGAGTACGATTGGTGATGATGGGAACTCGATTTCAGGCAGCGAGAGTGGAAGTGAGCTTGGAGAGGTATCCAGCGAGGATGAGGAAAAGCGTGCGCGCCAAAGGTACACAGTCGGACCCAGGATACTCATCCCGGCGGCTGGGCCACAAACCCGGCGCGACTCTGCCTCTGCTCCTGCACCTCGTGATAACCATCTCACTTCTGGCTTCCATGCTAACTCAGCTGCTAAATCAGGTTCGACGCCGACGGTCGGCGCGCCGCAGAATCTCGCTCCAGAAATCCACGGACGACGAAGCCTGGATGTGGGTGCGGGTACATCCTCCAGAGCCTCAGCATGGGAAAACGCAGCAGCGAAACGACACGTCAGTGCGCTTCAGCATCCTCCCATAACCCAGCTTGCGGTCCCGACGACAGCGGTTCCATCCCGCTCCAACTCCGCCCGCAGACAACCATCGTATAACTCATCGCACAAGTCCCAACTCCCTTCCCCAGAAGTAGACATACAAGTGAACAAGAAATCAAAGCGCCAATCTTACCCACCTCACCCAGCAATCGTCGGAGCCGGCCCGGGATCCCCCTACGCAAAATACGGCCAAGGCCTCCAACCCAGACAAGACATTACAGGCGGTGACTACTTCAGCAGCGGCGGTCGCGACGGCCAACCTCACCCTGCAGCAGTCCATCCCGCAACAGCCGCCGCCGTTCATCCAGCCGCCGTCCACCCCGCAACCGCCCCCCGACAAGCCGTCGACCCAGAATACAACGAGAAACCCGTCCAACGCGCAGACTACGCTCAACCCCAACGAAGCGGCTACGACCGCACCGCCGCCGCGTATCCGGCGTACCCCCAACGCAACGGCAGCGTGGGCGCCGGCGCTAGATATCTTGGTACAGGCAGGTATCAGGGCGGCGAGGATAGCTCTGATAGCCTTGGtgacgaagatgatgatgaggatgGTAGGAGTTATAGTGGGAAGGAGGAGCAGAATAGTCAGGATAGTTTTGTTGTGCCGAAACAAAAGAAGAAGTGGCAGATTTGGAAGTAA
- a CDS encoding DDE-3 multi-domain protein — MPGTGHRLQPAVLQAILDRIAACESDRAISRATGASRNTVAKLRLSLEFWGVPYPPRCVRLGRPSILRQAQREGLQAYLNGSPGAYMDEMRDFLYDEYDVRISLASVYRELEKMRWSRKLATKRAKEQSEPLRRLYLARMAQHYKAEQIVALDESACNERTGDRKYGWSPIGEPVELSHSFRRSERWSLLPAMTIDGYISYKIFQGAITSEILEDFLEFQVLPFCNPHPGPASVIVLDNASIHRSERVRVLCQSAGVLLEYLPPYSPDFNPIEKSFKQLKGWMKRNSAQAENFIDFGVFLEYAAQLVCCNINCRSWFHRCGYPY, encoded by the coding sequence atgccaggcaccggccaccgcttgcagcccgctgttctccaggctatcctcgaccgaattgctgcctgcgaaagtgatcgagccatctctagagctacaggtgcgagccgtaacacagtagcaaagctgaggttgagcttagagttttggggcgtgccttatccgccgcgctgcgttcgacttgggcggccatctatactccggcaagctcagcgcgaaggccttcaggcatacctcaatggctcaccgggcgcatacatggatgagatgagggacttcttgtacgacgagtacgacgttaggataagccttgcgagcgtttaccgagagctagagaagatgagatggtctcgcaagcttgcaacaaagcgggcaaaggagcagagtgagccactccgccgcctctatcttgccaggatggcgcaacactataaggcggagcagatcgttgcgttggacgagagcgcctgcaatgagcgtacgggcgaccgcaagtatggctggtctccaatcggggagccggtggagctatcacacagcttcaggcgatcagaacggtggtcgctgctgccagccatgacgatagatggctacataagctataagatctttcaaggcgcgattacatctgagatcctagaagacttcttagagtttcaagtgctgccgttctgcaatcctcacccagggccagcctcagtaatcgtgcttgataacgcctccatccatcgatcagagcgtgtacgggtgctttgccaaagtgctggagtactccttgagtatctgccgccatactcaccagatttcaaccccatcgagaagagctttaagcagctcaaggggtggatgaaaaggaattcagcgcaagcggagaacttcattgactttggggtctttcttgagtatgcagcgcagctggtgtgctgtaatattaactgcagaagctggttccataggtgtggctatccctattaa